In bacterium, one DNA window encodes the following:
- a CDS encoding outer membrane lipoprotein-sorting protein — protein MVKINFFKMLAPALLLTLLLPAFSIAGEEEARKLLIESEGRHRSATLEYGGELTVYTKEGKTRAKGWKSFREGYAGDAKVLVRFTSPPEVKGVSFLSLSRVGKNADQWLYLPSMKRERRIASQDRDASFVGTDFSYEDMEEFDHRRYEVDLRGETVHDGVPCYLIEAIPAGKDQKSVYARRMLYLRKDILYLARVDLYKEGDKEPSKLFLISDIAEVGPHYMGKKLEMSDLKKGSRTIVILKDIVFDKPQPEDRFTLKNLNREGGD, from the coding sequence ATGGTCAAAATTAATTTTTTTAAAATGCTCGCCCCGGCGCTGCTCCTCACCCTCCTTCTTCCGGCCTTCTCGATAGCCGGAGAGGAGGAGGCGCGAAAGCTCCTGATCGAATCCGAGGGTCGCCACCGCTCGGCCACCCTCGAATACGGCGGCGAGCTGACCGTCTACACGAAGGAGGGAAAGACCCGCGCGAAGGGGTGGAAATCCTTCCGCGAGGGCTACGCGGGCGACGCCAAAGTGCTGGTGCGCTTCACAAGCCCCCCCGAGGTGAAGGGAGTCTCCTTTCTCTCGCTCTCGCGGGTGGGCAAAAACGCCGACCAGTGGCTCTACCTCCCCTCTATGAAGCGCGAGCGCCGCATCGCCTCGCAGGACCGCGACGCTTCCTTCGTCGGCACCGATTTTTCCTACGAAGACATGGAGGAATTCGACCACCGGCGCTACGAGGTCGATCTTCGGGGCGAAACCGTGCATGACGGCGTTCCCTGCTACCTGATAGAGGCGATACCGGCGGGCAAGGACCAGAAATCGGTCTACGCCAGGCGGATGCTCTACCTCCGGAAGGACATTTTGTACCTCGCGAGGGTCGATCTTTACAAGGAAGGCGACAAGGAGCCCTCCAAGCTCTTCCTCATCTCCGACATAGCCGAGGTCGGTCCTCACTACATGGGGAAAAAGCTCGAAATGTCCGATTTGAAGAAGGGGAGCAGGACGATTGTAATCCTGAAAGACATAGTCTTCGACAAGCCGCAACCGGAAGACCGTTTCACACTGAAAAACCTTAATAGAGAAGGTGGAGATTGA
- a CDS encoding ABC transporter permease — protein sequence MRFLLTTLSFSYARSHLAKTLLTLLAVAVGVATFSAIRTAHQTLTDGIRATVDRMAGKAHLQITMEGGVPEEIQEAIRDLPGIRATAPVIEQIVTPVKAELGSVLVLGVDLLGDREMREYGFEGDDADIDDPLLFLAQPDSIVIARPLAEKAGVKLGDTFSFNTPLGPKNAVVRGLLTPKGFAEAFGGNLIVTDVYSAQTLFGRGRNFDRLEVRLLTGVSLAEGTATLSGVLGPAYRVETPDRRSENLERIISNFIAGFNISSIIALGIGTFLIFNAFHVAVNRRRRDIGTLRSLGATPNQVLALFLLEAVVIGALGGALGLFMGSFASQSFLEMMGKTTEQIFGVTGSGKATLTPLIAFQALVMGVAASLIGAFLPAREASRIVAVEAFAKGASEARELSRPLLRIALGFALLAFSMYVGILAPFSADGTTITSLIFGAMGVVFLVGPFSRYLLRAIAPLYSRFIPVAGQLSADALRQNPLRTGGTVMATTISLAFVLGLGGHMGATKASTIRWMDDMLTSDLYVRGSANWARPDYRYPASLKEELLRVEGVRAVESFRNSRAEFRGDTISLASIEMGAMMDRTRREFVEGDEISMRRGLIEEGKCSVSDNFSRRFGLHLGDTFELPAPGGMVPLTISAVTRDLSNDRGVVYVDRETFLNHWKDDRVDVYDISVHPGVDPHVVRDAIHKLLGGRHPSLISTRQEFVREITQAVDAFFALIRVTLFLALLIASLGIASSLLISVAERSREIGVLKALGAVSGQITASIVLEGLTLAFTGLIFAIPIGNLMALFMEKVVADLYTGWTMPHLYPWALLGFTVLALPAVAIAAAFAPARQAVSLDVTQALTYE from the coding sequence ATGAGGTTTTTGCTGACCACCCTCTCCTTTTCCTACGCCCGAAGCCACCTCGCCAAGACCCTGCTGACCCTCCTCGCCGTGGCGGTGGGGGTCGCCACCTTCAGCGCTATCCGCACCGCCCACCAGACCCTTACCGACGGAATACGCGCCACGGTGGACCGCATGGCGGGCAAGGCGCACCTCCAGATAACGATGGAGGGCGGCGTGCCGGAGGAGATACAGGAAGCTATACGCGACCTCCCGGGAATCCGCGCCACCGCCCCGGTGATAGAGCAGATAGTGACGCCGGTGAAGGCGGAGCTTGGAAGCGTCCTCGTCCTCGGCGTGGACCTCCTCGGCGACAGGGAGATGCGCGAATACGGCTTCGAGGGTGACGACGCCGACATCGACGACCCCCTGCTCTTCCTCGCCCAGCCCGATTCCATCGTAATAGCCCGTCCTTTGGCGGAAAAGGCGGGGGTAAAACTCGGCGATACCTTCTCCTTCAACACCCCGCTCGGCCCGAAAAACGCCGTGGTGAGAGGGCTTCTGACCCCCAAGGGGTTCGCCGAGGCTTTCGGCGGCAACCTGATCGTCACCGACGTCTATTCCGCGCAGACCCTCTTCGGCAGGGGGAGGAATTTCGACCGCCTCGAAGTCAGGCTCCTGACCGGCGTCTCCCTCGCCGAAGGCACGGCCACCCTCTCGGGAGTTCTCGGCCCCGCCTACCGCGTGGAGACCCCCGACCGCAGGAGCGAAAACCTGGAGCGGATAATCTCCAACTTCATAGCCGGGTTCAATATCTCCAGCATCATCGCCCTCGGCATTGGCACCTTCCTCATCTTCAACGCCTTTCACGTCGCGGTAAACCGGCGGAGGAGGGATATCGGCACCCTGCGCTCCCTCGGGGCGACCCCGAATCAGGTGCTCGCGCTCTTTTTGCTGGAAGCGGTGGTGATAGGCGCTCTCGGCGGGGCGCTGGGCCTCTTTATGGGCTCCTTCGCCTCCCAGTCCTTCCTCGAAATGATGGGAAAGACTACCGAGCAGATCTTCGGGGTGACCGGCTCCGGCAAGGCGACGCTTACCCCTCTCATAGCCTTTCAGGCGCTAGTCATGGGAGTCGCCGCCTCCCTCATCGGAGCCTTCCTTCCCGCCCGCGAAGCGTCGCGCATCGTCGCGGTGGAGGCTTTCGCCAAGGGCGCCTCCGAGGCGAGGGAGCTTTCCCGCCCTCTCCTTCGCATCGCCCTCGGCTTCGCTCTCCTCGCCTTCTCGATGTACGTAGGGATTCTCGCCCCCTTCAGCGCCGACGGAACGACCATCACCTCGCTCATCTTCGGCGCGATGGGGGTGGTCTTTCTGGTCGGCCCCTTCTCAAGGTACCTCCTCCGGGCCATTGCGCCGCTCTATTCGAGGTTCATACCCGTGGCGGGCCAGCTCTCCGCCGACGCCCTCCGGCAAAACCCGCTGCGCACCGGCGGCACGGTTATGGCGACGACTATCTCCCTCGCCTTCGTCCTCGGCCTCGGCGGCCACATGGGCGCTACCAAAGCCTCGACCATCCGCTGGATGGACGACATGCTCACCTCAGACCTCTACGTCCGGGGCTCGGCCAACTGGGCGCGGCCCGATTACCGCTACCCCGCCTCCCTCAAGGAAGAGCTTTTGCGGGTGGAGGGTGTGCGCGCGGTGGAGTCCTTCCGCAACTCCCGCGCCGAGTTTCGGGGCGATACGATCTCTCTGGCCAGCATAGAGATGGGGGCGATGATGGACCGCACTCGTCGGGAATTCGTTGAGGGGGACGAAATATCCATGAGGAGGGGGCTTATCGAGGAGGGGAAATGCTCCGTCTCGGACAACTTCTCGCGCCGCTTCGGCCTCCACCTCGGAGACACTTTCGAGCTTCCCGCCCCCGGCGGGATGGTGCCGCTGACGATAAGCGCCGTGACGAGAGATCTCTCGAACGACCGGGGCGTAGTCTACGTGGACAGGGAGACCTTCCTGAACCACTGGAAGGACGACCGGGTGGACGTCTACGACATAAGCGTCCACCCCGGCGTTGACCCCCACGTAGTCCGCGACGCGATACACAAGCTCCTCGGCGGCCGCCACCCCTCGCTCATCTCCACCCGTCAGGAATTCGTCCGCGAGATTACCCAGGCGGTGGACGCCTTCTTCGCGCTGATACGGGTAACCCTCTTTCTCGCGCTCCTGATCGCCTCCCTCGGCATAGCAAGTTCGCTCCTAATCTCCGTCGCGGAGCGAAGCCGCGAGATAGGAGTCTTGAAGGCTCTCGGCGCGGTGAGCGGGCAGATAACCGCCAGCATCGTCCTCGAAGGGCTTACCCTCGCCTTCACTGGCCTTATTTTCGCGATACCGATAGGGAACCTGATGGCTCTCTTCATGGAAAAGGTGGTCGCCGACCTCTACACCGGCTGGACGATGCCCCACCTCTACCCGTGGGCGCTCCTCGGCTTCACCGTCCTCGCGCTCCCCGCCGTGGCCATAGCCGCCGCCTTCGCCCCCGCCCGGCAGGCGGTATCCCTCGACGTAACGCAGGCGCTGACCTATGAGTAG
- a CDS encoding ABC transporter ATP-binding protein, translated as MLRLIDVTRVYSGKTEVTALSGVSFHIQPGEMVAVMGPSGSGKSTLLNLMGGLDVPTSGSVIVAGKDLSGESEKGRSLFRRSHVSYIFQSYHLMPTLNASQNVALPLHIAGTSRGEIDRRVLNSLDVVGLRERAAHLPDELSGGERQRVAIARALVTGAPLLLADEPTGNLDSARGLEILNLLREIHERQKTTIVMVTHDQWAACACERLIEFRDGKVEGDTRQ; from the coding sequence ATGCTCAGGCTGATCGACGTTACCAGGGTTTACTCGGGCAAGACCGAGGTCACCGCCCTAAGCGGCGTCTCCTTTCACATTCAGCCGGGGGAAATGGTGGCGGTAATGGGCCCCTCGGGCTCCGGCAAGTCCACCCTTTTGAACCTGATGGGAGGCCTTGACGTTCCCACCTCCGGCTCGGTAATCGTCGCGGGGAAGGACCTCTCGGGTGAGAGCGAAAAAGGGCGCTCCCTCTTTCGCAGAAGCCACGTCTCCTACATCTTCCAGTCCTACCACCTGATGCCGACATTGAACGCCAGCCAGAACGTCGCGCTTCCCCTGCACATAGCGGGAACGTCGCGCGGCGAGATAGACCGGAGAGTATTAAATTCCCTAGATGTCGTGGGACTTCGGGAACGCGCGGCGCACCTTCCCGACGAACTCTCCGGCGGCGAGCGCCAGAGGGTCGCCATAGCCCGCGCCCTGGTGACTGGAGCGCCCCTCCTTCTCGCCGACGAGCCGACCGGCAACCTCGACTCGGCCCGGGGGCTCGAAATCCTGAACCTTCTCCGCGAGATTCACGAAAGACAAAAGACCACCATAGTGATGGTTACCCACGACCAGTGGGCCGCCTGCGCCTGCGAAAGGCTCATCGAGTTTCGCGACGGGAAGGTCGAGGGGGATACCCGGCAATGA
- a CDS encoding HAMP domain-containing protein: protein MGQKLHGEGSGHKPQNPRPEDYRVRARPERGSGMRFYWESKLQRRLSMAVIFPLICSLAASIVMVVYLVQNLLIKQIQLNVADDLRSARELYNSRMEHIVELVRLGANLSGVREGIAEGDAQKLLATLQPLRVRVKADILTVTDAKGRVVARARNPSVTGDDATALAPVRSALLGESATSTEIVTLEQLKIEGGDLAEQVKIPVLPTPMAKQDGETVLEKGMVIIAASPITDYSGKIIGAIYAADLLNRNYSLVDKIRSTVFANTTFEGQEVGTATIFLGDVRISTNVPSTGGQRAIGTRVSEEVAERVLERGAKFVDRAFVVNDWYLSAYEPITDSRDQIIGILYVGILERPYSALVWRSLVVVGIIQLIGIIAGFVVLSLALYRWVGKPIKHLSESTRKIETGDLDHEIPIESEDEIGQLASDFNAMTKSLRERDEAIDRLTRGLEDKVSERNLALETRYKELAEARSDLLSMMEKQKKTNVELEESLARLRAAQEELIRSGKLAALGAMAAGVAHEINNPLATVQGNLDLLRLTLADREDCKREIELIAEQTERMRKIVRDLLTFSREGKASLLPLVIDEPILDSLELVKKKAGTRKVEIKVDLAPDLPPVLADRDRLIQVFTNLSMNAIQAMPGGGTLTITTGVSPENNMVMVSFADTGHGIPSKDRQSVWNPFFTTRADGTGLGLSISHAIIEQMAGHITLSSREGEGTTVVVALPRAS, encoded by the coding sequence ATGGGCCAAAAGCTCCACGGCGAGGGCTCTGGGCATAAGCCGCAAAACCCTCGACCGGAAGATTACCGAGTTCGGGCTCGCCCCGAGAGAGGCTCAGGGATGAGGTTTTACTGGGAATCGAAACTCCAGAGGCGGCTTTCGATGGCCGTCATCTTCCCTCTCATCTGTTCTCTGGCGGCCTCTATCGTCATGGTCGTCTATCTGGTCCAGAACCTCCTCATAAAGCAGATTCAGCTTAACGTAGCCGACGACCTTCGGAGCGCCCGCGAACTTTACAACTCCCGCATGGAGCACATCGTCGAACTGGTCCGCCTCGGAGCGAACCTCTCCGGGGTTCGCGAGGGAATAGCCGAGGGCGACGCCCAAAAGCTGCTCGCCACCCTCCAGCCGCTTCGGGTGCGGGTAAAAGCCGACATCCTGACGGTGACCGACGCGAAGGGGCGGGTCGTGGCGAGGGCGAGAAATCCCTCCGTCACGGGCGACGACGCGACCGCGCTCGCGCCGGTGCGCTCGGCGCTCCTCGGCGAATCGGCGACCTCCACCGAAATAGTCACCCTGGAGCAACTGAAGATCGAAGGGGGGGACCTCGCGGAACAGGTGAAGATACCCGTACTTCCAACCCCGATGGCGAAGCAGGACGGGGAAACCGTGCTCGAAAAGGGGATGGTCATCATCGCCGCGAGCCCGATAACCGACTACAGCGGGAAGATAATCGGCGCAATCTACGCCGCCGACCTCCTCAACCGGAATTATTCCCTCGTGGACAAGATACGCTCCACCGTCTTCGCGAACACCACCTTCGAGGGGCAGGAGGTCGGCACCGCCACGATATTCCTCGGAGACGTGCGCATCTCCACCAACGTCCCCTCAACCGGCGGACAGCGCGCCATCGGGACGAGGGTCTCGGAAGAGGTAGCCGAGCGCGTCCTCGAAAGGGGCGCCAAGTTCGTCGATCGCGCCTTCGTCGTCAACGACTGGTACCTCTCGGCCTACGAGCCGATAACAGACTCGCGGGACCAGATAATCGGCATCCTCTACGTCGGCATACTCGAAAGGCCTTACAGCGCGCTGGTCTGGCGGTCTCTCGTCGTGGTCGGGATAATACAGCTCATCGGCATTATCGCGGGCTTCGTCGTGCTTTCGCTGGCTCTCTACCGGTGGGTCGGAAAGCCGATAAAGCACCTCTCCGAATCGACGAGGAAGATAGAGACCGGCGACCTCGACCACGAGATACCCATCGAATCCGAGGACGAAATCGGCCAGCTCGCGAGCGACTTCAACGCAATGACCAAATCGCTCCGGGAGCGCGACGAGGCGATAGACCGCCTCACCCGCGGCCTCGAAGACAAGGTCAGCGAAAGGAACCTGGCCCTGGAGACGAGGTACAAGGAGCTCGCCGAGGCCCGCTCCGACCTTCTTTCGATGATGGAAAAGCAAAAGAAGACCAACGTGGAGCTTGAGGAATCCCTCGCCCGGCTGCGCGCCGCGCAGGAGGAGCTTATCCGCTCGGGCAAGCTGGCGGCCCTCGGCGCGATGGCGGCGGGCGTCGCCCACGAGATAAACAACCCCCTCGCCACCGTGCAGGGCAACCTCGACCTTTTGCGCCTCACCCTCGCCGACCGCGAGGACTGCAAGCGGGAGATAGAGCTTATCGCCGAGCAGACCGAGAGGATGCGCAAGATAGTGCGCGACCTTCTGACCTTCTCCCGCGAGGGAAAGGCTTCCCTCCTTCCTCTGGTCATCGACGAGCCGATCCTCGACTCTCTGGAACTCGTAAAGAAAAAGGCCGGGACGCGCAAAGTAGAGATAAAGGTCGATCTGGCCCCGGATCTGCCGCCGGTGCTGGCCGACCGTGACAGGCTCATACAGGTCTTCACCAATCTTTCGATGAACGCGATACAGGCGATGCCGGGAGGTGGAACCCTCACCATCACGACGGGCGTATCGCCCGAAAACAACATGGTCATGGTCTCCTTCGCGGATACCGGTCACGGCATTCCCAGCAAGGACAGGCAGAGCGTCTGGAACCCCTTCTTCACCACGAGAGCGGACGGCACCGGGCTCGGCCTAAGCATCTCCCACGCCATAATCGAGCAGATGGCGGGCCACATAACCCTCTCCTCCCGCGAGGGCGAAGGCACGACTGTGGTCGTGGCCCTGCCGCGAGCCTCCTAG